In a genomic window of Zingiber officinale cultivar Zhangliang chromosome 9B, Zo_v1.1, whole genome shotgun sequence:
- the LOC122022464 gene encoding G-type lectin S-receptor-like serine/threonine-protein kinase At4g27290 — translation MDPLISISAAAGSKRLFWCSAMIARALFLVYLLVAFFFSASLAGDTLIPGQPLLDVANVTLISAGETFELGFFSPDAGSPNRYLGIWYHSLSPRIVVWVANRERPVAGRTGRLSLSPNGTLLVTEGGNSSTAIWSSSLSSGSPALASPVARLLDTGNFVVGEEVTSSSPAWESFGFPTDTLLPGMQLGVNTTSGRSTNITSWRSATDPAAGDYTLGIDWHGDPQLVIWRAGQKYWRAGPWNGIYITGAPQMDTENLVHYQLSVNSREFILAYTVGSPSVTVRITINSSGLNEILTWVDERQGWNVRGYVPLDPCDNYAPCGPNGVCFPNMSPLCQCLPKFHPANPTNWDLIRDWSGGCVRDTNLDCRNATDGFIKQTGLKLPDTSTATVDENLSTLDGCRSWCLNNCSCTAYASANVSGGGSGCIFWTSPPTDMKFYPDSGSGQDLYIRLAAADVITLSESNHSNRNRLGIIIGISCAAIFLLACVLILWKMRSKHHVPEEAAEGEDLDLPLFDLKSVEDATENFSIANKLGEGGYGPVYRGKLSEDQDIAVKRLSETSTQGVDEFKNEVILIAKLQHRNLVRLLGCCVQAGERMLIYEYLPNGSLDTFLFDKDKRALVDWKTRYNIIVGIARGLLYLHHDSRYRIIHRDLKASNILLDKDMNPKISDFGMARIFGGDETMRNTTRVVGTYGYMSPEYAMDGIFSVKSDVFSFGVLVLEIVTGKKNRGAYQYINHKNLVGHMWSLWKESKSLELVDESIAQSFFPDEVLRCIKVGLLCVQEQPEDRPTMSSVLLMLNNNSSLLPEPKPPGFVITKELSETETSTSKGDSLSRNHVSITILDGR, via the exons ATGGATCCGCTGATTTCTATTTCAGCTGCGGCAGGCAGTAAACGCCTTTTCTGGTGTTCCGCCATGATCGCAAGAGCTCTGTTCCTTGTCTACCTGCttgttgctttcttcttctccgcCTCCTTAGCCGGCGACACCTTAATCCCCGGCCAACCCCTCCTTGACGTCGCTAACGTGACCTTGATCTCCGCCGGAGAGACCTTCGAGCTCGGCTTCTTCAGCCCCGACGCTGGCTCCCCCAACCGCTACCTTGGGATATGGTACCACAGCTTGTCTCCCCGAATCGTGGTTTGGGTCGCCAACCGGGAGAGGCCTGTCGCCGGCCGCACCGGCCGGCTTTCCCTCTCCCCGAACGGCACGCTCCTCGTCACCGAAGGCGGCAACTCTTCGACCGCCATCTGGTCGTCGTCGTTGTCGTCCGGCTCGCCCGCCCTCGCTAGCCCCGTCGCGCGGCTCCTCGATACTGGAAACTTCGTCGTCGGGGAGGAGGTGACCTCCAGCTCGCCGGCGTGGGAGAGCTTCGGCTTCCCCACCGACACGCTACTCCCGGGCATGCAGCTGGGGGTCAACACGACGAGCGGGCGCAGCACCAACATCACGTCTTGGAGGAGCGCCACTGACCCGGCCGCCGGCGACTACACCCTCGGCATCGACTGGCACGGCGATCCCCAGCTCGTAATCTGGCGCGCGGGGCAGAAGTACTGGCGTGCGGGGCCGTGGAACGGCATCTACATCACCGGCGCGCCGCAGATGGACACCGAGAACCTGGTGCACTACCAGCTGAGCGTTAACTCTCGCGAGTTCATCCTCGCCTACACCGTCGGCAGCCCGTCGGTGACGGTGAGGATAACCATCAACTCCTCCGGGCTGAACGAGATCCTCACGTGGGTGGACGAGCGGCAGGGATGGAACGTGCGCGGCTACGTGCCACTGGATCCCTGCGACAACTACGCCCCTTGCGGCCCCAACGGCGTCTGCTTCCCCAACATGTCGCCGCTGTGCCAGTGCCTGCCGAAATTCCACCCTGCGAATCCCACGAACTGGGATCTCATCCGCGACTGGTCCGGCGGCTGCGTGCGGGACACGAACTTGGACTGCCGGAACGCCACCGACGGGTTCATTAAGCAAACCGGGCTCAAGCTGCCAGACACCTCGACGGCGACTGTGGATGAGAACCTGAGTACTCTGGACGGCTGCCGGAGTTGGTGCCTGAACAACTGTTCCTGCACGGCCTACGCGAGCGCCAACGTCAGCGGCGGCGGCAGCGGGTGCATCTTCTGGACCTCGCCGCCGACGGACATGAAGTTCTACCCCGACAGCGGGTCCGGGCAAGACCTCTACATCCGCCTAGCGGCCGCCGACGTCATTACCC TCTCAGAATCCAACCACTCGAATCGAAATCGTCTGGGAATAATTATTGGCATCTCTTGCGCAGCAATTTTCCTCCTCGCTTGCGTTTTGATCCTATGGAAGATGAGAAGCA AGCACCACGTTCCTGAAGAAGCAGCAGAAGGAGAAGACCTCGACCTACCTCTGTTCGATCTCAAATCAGTCGAAGATGCCACTGAGAACTTCTCCATTGCCAACAAACTTGGAGAGGGAGGATATGGCCCTGTTTACAGG GGTAAATTGAGTGAGGACCAAGATATAGCAGTCAAGAGGCTTTCCGAGACATCGACCCAGGGAGTTGATGAGTTCAAGAACGAGGTGATCTTGATCGCCAAGTTACAACACCGGAATCTTGTTAGGCTTCTTGGCTGTTGCGTTCAAGCCGGGGAAAGAATGTTGATCTATGAGTATCTGCCCAATGGAAGCTTAGATACTTTCTTATTTG ATAAGGATAAGCGCGCACTAGTGGATTGGAAAACTCGATACAATATAATAGTAGGAATTGCACGAGGTCTTCTTTACCTTCATCATGATTCTAGATATAGAATCATCCATAGAGATCTAAAGGCGAGCAATATCCTTCTTGATAAAGATATGAATCCGAAGATTTCAGATTTTGGCATGGCAAGGATATTTGGTGGTGATGAAACAATGAGGAATACCACTAGGGTCGTAGGAACATA TGGATATATGTCGCCTGAATATGCAATGGATGGAATATTCTCAGTGAAGTCGGATGTATTTAGCTTTGGTGTTCTTGTACTGGAGATTGTAACTGGGAAAAAGAATCGAGGAGCTTATCAATATATCAACCACAAAAATCTTGTAGGCCAT ATGTGGAGCCTGTGGAAAGAGAGCAAAAGCTTAGAATTAGTTGACGAATCCATTGCTCAATCATTCTTCCCCGATGAAGTTTTGAGATGTATAAAAGTTGGGCTTTTATGTGTTCAAGAACAGCCAGAAGATAGACCAACAATGTCATCTGTGCTACTAATGCTGAATAATAATAGTTCTCTACTGCCAGAACCCAAGCCTCCTGGTTTCGTCATCACAAAGGAGCTTTCTGAAACTGAAACATCCACAAGTAAGGGTGATTCGTTATCTAGGAATCATGTGTCTATAACAATCTTGGATGGTAGATAA